From the Fulvia fulva chromosome 2, complete sequence genome, one window contains:
- a CDS encoding Quercetin 2,3-dioxygenase: MASTNGTNGTHSLLKATDLPPGKPGIPYVISTQDGEIIYIPLSKSATRLLVTGKESENAFAVVGSSGSQSDPIGFHYHREAHDVFLCLKGKVNVWANDKCRTCEAGDFASVPPGTVHQYQILGNHSEMVGLIVPGGWEEFFRFIGEPYNGPAWPLDDQRNVFEALIPKLKAAAEKFDMVPQPHLKQFGPQPWEEGENTLPGKLEPYFLKSGSGPAYLAGGTVVRPLIATAESNGKFVIGSIEGSSHHHEHDLFNEGRKLKFDSTHHAFQVVEGAVEFTIGSSTPSFLHAGELIYVPAGVELNIRLRSRFAKFYSFSSGKGLVELLMKIGKPYSAPIPPEKADRADHGALDGLRAEHGFSVHQ, from the exons ATGGCTAGCACAAACGGCACAAACGGCACCCACTCCCTCCTGAAAGCAACAGACCTCCCGCCTGGCAAGCCTGGAATTCCATACGTTATTTCTACGCAAGATGGCGAGATTATATACATTCCACTCTCAAAGTCTGCGACGAGGCTACTGGTGACGGGCAAGGAGAGCGAGAATGCGTTCGCAGTGGTAGGGAGCAGTGGGAGCCAGAGTGATCCTATTGGGTTCCATTACCATCGGGAGGCACATGATGTGTTTCTGTGTTTGAAGGGCAAGGTGAATGTGTGGGCGAATGACAAGTGTAGGACTTGTGAGGCTGGAGATTTCGCTAGTGTCCCACCG GGGACTGTGCATCAGTATCAAATTCTGGGGAATCATTCTGAGATGGTTGGACTGATTGTTCCCGGCGGGTGGGAGGAGTTCTTCAGGTTCATTGGAGAGCCGTACAATGGACCGGCGTGGCCACTGGATGATCAAAGGAATGTGTTTGAGGCACTGATTCCGAAGTTGAAGGCTGCGGCGGAGAAGTTTGATATGGTGCCTCAGCCTCATCTCAAGCAGTTTGGACCGCAGCCTTGGGAGGAGGGTGAGAATACGCTGCCCGGGAAGCTGGAGCCGTACTTTCTGAAGAGTGGCAGCGGACCTGCGTACTTGGCTGGCGGCACAGTGGTTCGGCCACTCATTGCCACTGCGGAGTCGAATGGCAAGTTCGTGATTGGCAGCATCGAAGGATCCTCCCACCACCACGAACACGACCTCTTCAACGAGGGCCGGAAATTGAAGTTCGACAGCACACATCACGCGTTCCAGGTCGTCGAAGGTGCAGTCGAGTTCACTATTGGATCGTCAACACCATCCTTCTTACACGCCGGCGAGCTAATCTACGTGCCTGCCGGAGTTGAGCTCAACATTCGACTCCGATCGAGGTTCGCAAAGTTTTATTCCTTCTCGAGTGGAAAGGGCCTGGTTGAGCTATTGATGAAGATCGGCAAGCCGTATTCTGCACCTATACCTCCGGAGAAGGCGGATAGAGCTGATCATGGTGCTCTTGATGGATTGAGAGCAGAGCATGGATTTAGTGTTCATCAGTAA
- a CDS encoding Cyanate hydratase yields the protein MMCGPGRTWSSAIAARRLLPASSPTPPAAQASKITTAPIDLTTDASNNTSNMAAQGTSSGHPITVLTADLAPKLPAHSSLLFAQKKTKNLSFETIAQALGRDEVAVAAIFYGQAKASDENISKLASVLDINENILRETEIIGLPDRGKSVDMPPREPLIYRLYEIVQNYGYAYKAVINEKFGDGIMSAISFSTKVEKEVDDKGEWVKITLRGKWLPFTRF from the exons ATGATGTGTGGTCCAGGAAGAACATGGTCATCCGCAATCGCGGCAAGACGCCTGCTCCCTGCCAGCTCTCCAACTCCACCTGCAGCACAAG CGTCGAAGATTACTACCGCTCCAATTGACCTCACGACAGACGCGAGCAACAACACATCCAACATGGCAGCACAAGGAACCTCCAGCGGGCACCCCATCACCGTCTTGACA GCAGACCTCGCCCCCAAACTCCCGGCCCACAGCTCCCTCCTCTTCGCCCAAAAGAAAACCAAAAACCTCTCATTCGAAACCATCGCCCAAGCCCTCGGCCGCGACGAAGTTGCCGTCGCCGCAATCTTCTACGGCCAAGCAAAGGCTTCAGACGAAAACATCTCCAAACTCGCTTCCGTCCTCGACATTAATGAGAACATCCTCCGCGAGACTGAGATCATTGGTCTCCCCGACCGAGGCAAGAGCGTGGATATGCCGCCCAGAGAGCCGTTGATTTATCGCTTGTACGAGATTGTGCAGAATTATGGGTATGCGTATAAGGCGGTGATCAACGAGAAGTTTGGTGATGGGATTATGAGTGCCATTTCGTTTTCGACGAAGGTGGAGAAGGAGGTGGATGATAAGGGGGAGTGGGTCAAGATCACATTGAGGGGCAAATG GCTTCCCTTCACTCGATTCTAG
- a CDS encoding Formylaminopyrimidine-binding protein, giving the protein MPQQTTFRIALDWTPNTLHSGLYLALHHGYYQKHNLSVELLPPDAQYTKTPAKRLAGSEVDLAICPSESCIAYNESGALQLQAIYAILQEDAAAIVGLENNLNRIGDPGQGKKYGSYNARYEDAIVAEMVKQDGGNDQGIEIERSEGKLNMFEAVKSGKIDATWIFVPWEGVEAELEGVKAKNFRLEDYGIPYGYSPVIARNAGKSPSDDVLRAFVQATRQGYEHAMKHPEDVVEVLREVCVPKRSEEFLRKSQESINHYYSDGKGKLGSMEAAKWTAWLKWLRDREMLIEDSPVTEEKIFTNEFAE; this is encoded by the coding sequence ATGCCACAACAAACAACCTTCCGCATAGCCCTAGACTGGACCCCCAACACCCTCCACAGCGGCCTCTACCTCGCGCTTCATCACGGCTACTACCAAAAGCACAACCTCTCCGTCGAACTCCTCCCACCCGATGCCCAATACACCAAGACACCCGCCAAACGCCTCGCAGGCAGTGAAGTAGACCTCGCCATCTGTCCCTCCGAATCCTGCATAGCCTACAACGAGTCCGGCGCACTTCAACTCCAAGCCATCTACGCAATACTTCAAGAGGACGCAGCAGCCATCGTAGGGCTGGAGAACAACTTGAACAGGATAGGAGATCCGGGACAGGGGAAGAAGTATGGAAGCTATAACGCGCGGTATGAAGACGCCATCGTGGCTGAGATGGTGAAACAAGACGGCGGGAATGATCAAGGCATCGAGATTGAGAGAAGTGAGGGCAAGTTGAACATGTTTGAGGCTGTGAAGTCTGGGAAGATCGATGCTACCTGGATTTTCGTGCCGTGGGAAGGAGTTGAGGCGGAGCTTGAAGGTGTGAAGGCGAAGAATTTCAGGCTGGAGGATTATGGGATACCGTATGGGTACAGTCCTGTCATTGCGAGGAATGCGGGCAAGAGCCCTTCGGATGACGTGCTGAGGGCCTTCGTGCAGGCGACGAGGCAGGGGTATGAACATGCTATGAAGCATCCGGAGGATGTGGTGGAAGTGTTGAGGGAGGTGTGCGTGCCGAAGAGGAGCGAAGAGTTCTTGAGGAAGAGCCAGGAGAGCATCAACCATTACTATTCTGATGGGAAGGGCAAGCTAGGTTCCATGGAAGCAGCGAAGTGGACAGCTTGGTTGAAATGGTTGAGGGACCGTGAGATGCTGATTGAGGATTCACCGGTGACCGAGGAGAAGATCTTCACCAATGAGTTCGCTGAGTAG
- a CDS encoding Sphingosine N-acyltransferase-like protein FUM17, with product MSSRSKPEAFPDLPQQAFAAVPSSNNTNGSTRRPRKSSNLGADPRGDTGGNSIATSLQSQQSVPTKYTRGGGKRKKAKSLFNRWKRMSLKHTWVNPLVLVLIILGAYFVSPGEHNPLHHAIFLSYANPPLHERTNPLPAEIGNVTQYGKGKLDFAFVAFYTVVLSFTREFLMQRMIRPIALWYGIRARGKQSRFMEQFYTAIYFGIFGPFGLYVMSRTPVWYFNTAGMYEGFPHRSHEAVFKAYYLLQASYWAQQGIVLMLQLEKPRKDFKELVLHHIITLSLIGLSYRFHFTYMGIAVYITHDISDFFLATSKILNYIDSSITAPYFTMFMVIWAYLRHYLNLRILKSLLPGGEFKTIGPYELNWDTQQYKCWISQVITFPLLAALQAVNIFWFILILRILWRVLSTGEEKDERSDNEEEEDEIDEGKSYADAVKENGETTKPQVMLNGKPMSSAGVETRAAAKRRS from the exons ATGTCGTCGCGATCCAAACCCGAGGCATTTCCCGACCTTCCGCAACAGGCATTTGCCGCGGTACCCAGCTCAAACAACACGAACGGGAGCACGCGACGGCCCAGAAAGAGCTCCAACCTGGGAGCAGATCCACGCGGAGACACTGGCGGCAACTCGATAGCAACGTCCCTGCAGAGCCAGCAGTCTGTACCAACCAAATACACACGGGGAGGAGGAAAGCGCAAGAAAGCAAAGAGCTTGTTCAACAGATGGAAGCGCATGTCTTTGAAGCACACCTGGGTCAACCCTCTGGTTCTGGTGCTCATCATCCTCGGCGCCTACTTTGTCAGTCCAGGCGAACATAACCCTCTCCACCATGCCATCTTCCTCTCCTACGCGAACCCTCCACTGCACGAACGGACGAACCCGCTCCCCGCAGAGATCGGAAACGTCACGCAGTATGGCAAGGGCAAGCTGGACTTTGCGTTTGTCGCCTTCTACACGGTTGTCCTGTCCTTCACGCGCGAGTTCCTGATGCAGCGAATGATCCGACCCATCGCGCTTTGGTATGGGATCAGGGCCAGGGGAAAGCAGAGCCGCTTCATGGAACAGTTCTACACCGCAATCTACTTTGGCATATTTGGGCCGTTTGGACTGTATGTCATGAGTAGGACGCCCGTGTGGTACTTCAATACTGCGGGCATGTACGAGGGATTCCCGCACAGGTCGCACGAGGCTGTCTTCAAGGCGTACTACCTCCTTCAGGCTTCGTACTGGGCACAGCAAGGTATTGTGCTGATGTTGCAGCTGGAGAAGCCACGAAAGGACTTCAAGGAGCTTGTGCTGCACCACATCATCACTCTGTCGTTGATTGGGTTGAGCTACCGTTTCCACTTTACGTACATGGGCATTGCTGTGTACATCACGCACGACATCTCGGACTTCTTTTTGGCG ACATCGAAAATCCTCAACTACATCGACTCGTCTATTACAGCTCCCTACTTCACCATGTTCATGGTTATCTGGGCTTACTTGCGACACTACTTGAACCTCCGGATCCTCAAGTCGCTCCTACCAGGAGGTGAGTTCAAGACGATCGGTCCTTACGAGCTCAACTGGGATACACAACAATACAAGTGCTGGATCTCGCAAGTCATCACATTTCCTCTGCTTGCGGCGCTGCAGGCAGTGAACATTTTCTGGTTCATCCTGATCCTCAGAATTCTGTGGCGAGTGCTTTCGACCGGCGAAGAGAAGGATGAGCGAAGTGATAATGAGGAGGAGGAAGATGAGATTGATGAAGGAAAGAGCTACGCAGACGCTGTGAAGGAGAATGGCGAGACAACGAAGCCGCAGGTCATGCTGAATGGGAAGCCAATGAGCTCGGCTGGTGTGGAGACGAGAGCTGCCGCAAAGAGGCGGTCATGA